The following coding sequences are from one Malaciobacter pacificus window:
- a CDS encoding YhdH/YhfP family quinone oxidoreductase — MKAFIVEKIEDKKFESSLKEIDTPKIEKDEVLIKATYSSLNYKDALSSVGNPGVTRVFPHVTGIDVAGVIEQSNSENFKVGQEVLVTGYDLGMNTNGGHSEYVKVPASWVVPKPENITDKEIMTYGTAGLTAALSVNELLNNGIKSGKVLVTGATGGVGSIAVSILSKLGFEVVAISGKEEKIEFLKALGASEVILRKDFDVENKRPMGSEKYDGVIDTVGGNILAEALKVIKYDGVATCCGLTSSFELNTNVFPFILRGVRLIGIDSVECKIEKKIAAWVKIADEFKIDTLDDLTNEITLEEVKEAYEALLAGKAVGRYLVKI; from the coding sequence ATGAAAGCATTTATTGTAGAAAAAATTGAAGATAAAAAATTTGAATCATCATTAAAAGAGATTGATACTCCAAAGATAGAAAAGGATGAAGTTTTAATAAAAGCAACTTATTCATCATTAAATTATAAAGATGCATTAAGTTCTGTTGGAAATCCAGGTGTTACAAGAGTATTCCCACATGTTACTGGTATTGATGTTGCAGGTGTTATTGAGCAATCTAATAGTGAAAACTTTAAAGTTGGACAAGAGGTATTAGTAACTGGATATGATTTAGGTATGAATACAAATGGTGGTCATAGTGAATATGTGAAAGTTCCAGCTTCTTGGGTAGTACCAAAACCAGAAAATATAACAGATAAAGAGATAATGACTTATGGAACAGCTGGATTAACAGCAGCATTAAGTGTAAATGAGTTATTAAACAATGGCATTAAAAGTGGAAAAGTATTAGTAACAGGAGCAACTGGTGGTGTTGGAAGTATTGCTGTTTCTATTTTAAGTAAATTAGGCTTTGAAGTTGTGGCAATTTCTGGAAAAGAAGAGAAGATTGAGTTCTTAAAAGCTTTAGGTGCAAGTGAAGTAATTTTAAGAAAAGATTTTGATGTTGAAAATAAAAGACCAATGGGAAGTGAAAAGTATGATGGAGTTATTGATACTGTTGGTGGAAATATTTTAGCAGAAGCTTTAAAAGTTATAAAATACGATGGAGTTGCTACTTGTTGTGGTTTAACATCATCATTTGAGTTAAATACAAATGTATTCCCATTTATTTTAAGGGGAGTTAGATTAATTGGTATTGATTCAGTTGAATGTAAAATAGAGAAAAAAATAGCTGCTTGGGTAAAAATAGCTGATGAGTTTAAAATTGATACTTTAGATGATTTAACAAATGAAATAACATTAGAAGAGGTAAAAGAGGCTTATGAAGCCCTATTAGCTGGAAAAGCAGTTGGTAGATATTTAGTTAAAATTTGA
- a CDS encoding ABC transporter substrate-binding protein: protein MRRVIIVFLFLLGLVNANNLEVNILYLEQKIEKPPVLSNVIEDPEDLGLKGAQIAVKDSNKSARFLKQHFNLIEKISYDKAELKKNFEEFINNGNSYIVLNVEDDLLKELLENPLSKKALMINASSPTTSLRQNYCLPNFFHTAPSNAMLYDGLVQFLVKRDFKDIFLISGENQKDKEIVKDIKRSVKKFNAKIVKEKVWDNNSDIRRKANSEFPVFTQANDYDLIVLADHYGDFGEFMYFNTWLPRPIAGTQGLTPTAWHKVIEAWGAAQMQSRFEKFSNRWMQSKDYTNWTAIRSIIGAITKTNTADLKTNLDYIHSDKFDLAAYMGRKISFRNYNGQLRMPISLVQPRALITTSPQEGFLHPTTDLDTLGIAPFEMECKK, encoded by the coding sequence ATGAGAAGAGTTATTATTGTTTTTCTTTTTTTACTTGGATTGGTAAATGCAAACAATTTAGAAGTAAATATTTTATATCTAGAACAAAAAATCGAAAAACCACCTGTACTTTCAAATGTAATTGAAGATCCCGAAGACTTAGGATTAAAAGGTGCTCAAATTGCAGTAAAAGATAGTAATAAAAGTGCAAGATTTTTAAAACAACATTTTAATCTAATTGAAAAGATATCTTACGATAAGGCAGAATTAAAAAAGAATTTTGAAGAGTTTATAAACAATGGTAACTCTTATATAGTATTAAATGTTGAAGATGATCTATTAAAAGAGTTATTAGAAAATCCTCTTTCTAAAAAAGCTTTAATGATTAACGCAAGTAGTCCAACAACATCTTTAAGACAAAACTACTGTTTACCAAATTTCTTTCATACAGCACCTTCTAATGCAATGCTTTATGATGGATTAGTACAATTTTTAGTAAAAAGAGATTTTAAAGATATCTTTTTAATTAGTGGAGAAAATCAAAAAGATAAAGAGATTGTAAAAGATATAAAAAGATCAGTAAAAAAGTTTAATGCTAAAATTGTAAAAGAAAAAGTTTGGGATAACAATAGCGATATTAGAAGAAAAGCTAATAGTGAATTTCCAGTATTTACACAAGCAAATGATTATGATTTAATTGTTTTAGCTGACCATTACGGTGACTTTGGTGAATTTATGTATTTTAATACTTGGCTTCCAAGACCAATTGCTGGAACGCAAGGATTAACTCCAACTGCATGGCATAAAGTTATTGAAGCTTGGGGAGCAGCTCAAATGCAAAGTAGATTTGAAAAATTTTCAAATAGATGGATGCAATCAAAAGATTATACAAACTGGACGGCAATAAGATCTATCATAGGTGCAATCACAAAGACAAATACTGCTGATTTAAAAACAAATCTTGATTATATTCACTCAGATAAATTTGATTTAGCAGCGTATATGGGAAGAAAAATTTCATTTAGAAATTATAATGGTCAACTAAGAATGCCAATTAGTTTAGTTCAACCAAGAGCTTTAATTACAACTTCTCCACAAGAAGGATTTTTACATCCAACTACTGATTTAGATACTTTAGGTATTGCACCATTTGAAATGGAGTGTAAGAAATGA
- a CDS encoding ABC transporter ATP-binding protein, producing MIDIKINSKYFEKKEILKDINLNIEQKEFISILGPSGCGKSTFLNILSGLDNDYDGKINLSTNNVSFMFQDHRLLPWLTVKENLLLVSKNKDINEIIELLKLIDLNEVLDFYPKALSGGMKRRVALIRAFINQPDVIFLDEPFTSLDFPTAQDLKKEFLNLCQKFNPTVILVTHDISEAILFSNRILFLSKNPASLILEYQNPNEQSFDIKKIDEIKNQLFDLYPNILKGEI from the coding sequence ATGATAGATATAAAAATTAACTCAAAATATTTTGAGAAAAAAGAGATATTAAAAGATATAAATTTAAATATTGAACAAAAAGAGTTTATATCTATTTTAGGTCCATCTGGATGTGGCAAAAGTACTTTTTTAAATATTTTAAGTGGATTAGATAATGATTATGATGGAAAAATTAATTTATCAACAAATAATGTTTCATTTATGTTTCAAGACCACAGGTTACTTCCTTGGCTAACTGTAAAAGAAAATTTATTACTAGTTTCAAAAAATAAAGATATAAATGAAATAATAGAGCTTCTAAAGCTTATAGATTTAAATGAAGTTTTAGATTTTTATCCTAAAGCCTTATCTGGAGGTATGAAAAGAAGAGTTGCATTAATTAGAGCATTTATTAATCAACCAGATGTAATTTTTTTAGATGAGCCTTTTACTTCTTTAGATTTTCCAACTGCACAAGATTTAAAAAAAGAGTTTTTAAATTTATGTCAAAAATTTAATCCAACAGTTATATTAGTTACCCATGATATTAGTGAAGCAATACTTTTTTCTAATAGAATTTTATTTTTATCTAAAAACCCAGCAAGTTTGATTTTAGAGTATCAAAATCCAAATGAACAAAGTTTTGATATTAAAAAAATAGATGAAATTAAAAATCAATTATTTGATTTATATCCAAATATATTAAAAGGAGAAATATAA
- the pqqA gene encoding pyrroloquinoline quinone precursor peptide PqqA yields the protein MKWETPMFIDNRFGFEVTMYICNE from the coding sequence ATGAAATGGGAAACACCTATGTTTATAGATAATAGATTTGGTTTTGAAGTTACAATGTATATTTGTAATGAATAA
- a CDS encoding PQQ-dependent catabolism-associated beta-propeller protein produces the protein MKKLILTSILTASILSADTVFVSNEKDNTITVIDSKTEKVINTYEVGQRPRGILLSNDYSKLYICASDDDTVQAMDTKTGKILYNLPSGEDPEQFALHPNGKELYISNEDDGIVTIVDVPNKTVISQVEVGLEPEGMAVSPDGSVAINTSETSNFLHWIDTNTKEIIHNTLVDARPRHIEFTKSGDKIWASSEIGGTVMVVDTKTKEEIAKFGFKIPGIFKDLIQPVGIKLTDDGKYAFVALGPANHVAVVDAKTYKVIKYLLVGKRVWQLDFANNQKKLYTTNGVSGDVSIIDVESLKVEKTIKVGRYPWGLAVIPSDK, from the coding sequence ATGAAGAAATTAATTCTAACATCAATTTTAACTGCATCTATTCTAAGTGCAGATACAGTATTTGTATCAAATGAAAAAGATAACACTATAACAGTAATTGATTCAAAAACAGAAAAAGTTATAAATACTTATGAAGTAGGTCAGCGACCTAGAGGTATTTTGTTAAGTAATGATTATTCAAAACTATATATTTGTGCAAGTGATGATGATACAGTTCAAGCTATGGATACAAAAACTGGAAAGATTTTATATAATCTTCCTTCAGGTGAAGATCCAGAACAGTTTGCATTACATCCAAATGGAAAAGAGCTTTACATTTCAAATGAAGATGATGGTATCGTAACAATTGTTGATGTTCCAAATAAAACTGTAATTTCACAAGTTGAAGTAGGTTTAGAGCCTGAAGGAATGGCTGTTAGTCCAGATGGAAGTGTAGCTATTAATACATCTGAAACTTCAAACTTTTTACACTGGATTGATACAAATACAAAAGAGATAATCCATAATACTTTAGTTGATGCAAGACCAAGACATATTGAATTTACTAAAAGTGGGGATAAAATTTGGGCATCAAGTGAAATTGGTGGAACTGTGATGGTTGTTGATACTAAAACGAAAGAAGAGATTGCTAAATTTGGTTTTAAAATTCCTGGTATTTTTAAAGACTTAATTCAACCAGTTGGTATTAAATTAACTGATGATGGGAAATATGCTTTTGTTGCACTAGGTCCAGCAAATCATGTTGCAGTAGTTGATGCAAAAACATATAAAGTTATAAAATATTTATTAGTTGGGAAAAGAGTTTGGCAATTAGATTTTGCAAATAATCAGAAAAAACTATACACTACAAATGGTGTAAGTGGTGATGTTTCAATTATTGATGTGGAATCTTTAAAGGTAGAAAAGACAATAAAAGTTGGAAGATATCCTTGGGGATTAGCAGTAATTCCAAGCGATAAATAA
- a CDS encoding DUF411 domain-containing protein encodes MKKIILSFLVFFSTSLFANENKMQVFKPLTSTCPASWYEEMKNITKDVEVITLRDVKAIKRDVGVPYELQSCNTSFLNDFVFEGNVPLAAIKDYLANPVKNSIGLALPAYENDKDRKKVFVIFEDKTYEEFGMY; translated from the coding sequence ATGAAAAAAATAATATTGAGTTTTCTAGTATTCTTTTCTACATCATTATTTGCAAATGAGAATAAAATGCAAGTATTTAAACCTTTGACAAGTACTTGTCCTGCTTCTTGGTATGAGGAGATGAAGAATATTACAAAAGATGTTGAAGTAATTACTTTAAGAGATGTAAAAGCAATAAAAAGAGATGTTGGAGTACCCTATGAACTTCAATCTTGTAATACATCTTTTTTAAATGATTTTGTATTTGAAGGGAATGTACCTCTTGCTGCTATAAAGGATTATTTAGCAAATCCTGTAAAAAATAGTATAGGATTAGCTTTACCTGCTTACGAAAATGATAAAGATAGAAAAAAAGTGTTTGTTATATTTGAAGATAAAACTTATGAAGAGTTTGGAATGTATTGA
- a CDS encoding methanol/ethanol family PQQ-dependent dehydrogenase, protein MKNNMLQKAAIVTFIGLLGLQSSIASTDTKKVSWEDILNDKNTTEDVLMYGMGPEATRYSKLDQVNTKTVKDLVPVWSYSFGGEKQRGQESQALVHDGKIYVTGSYSRIFALDSKTGKKIWSYEHRLPADIKPCCDVINRGAAIFGDKVFFGTLDAGIVALNKDTGKVIWKKRFGYEDRPNKGYQDGYTMTGAPTIVKDKKTGKVMLIHGSSGDEFGVIGKLFALDPDTGKEIWMRPMVEGHYGRLDGKKSTPTGDPKAPTWPDDKNNPTGKKTAWSHGGGAPWQSASYDYETNSIIIGTGNPAPWNTWERTADGGDPRDWDSLYTSGQIAVDPTTGDIKWFYQHTPNDAWDFSGNNELVLFDYVENGKTIKATGHADRNGFFYVINREAMPKAEKQREDQARRFIKAFPFVDKITWASHIDPKTGRPVVDPKQYPPLPKEGETRGEAIQVAPPFLGGKNWNPMAYNEDTKLFYLGANHWEEDYWTQPVKYKKGAAYLGQGFRIKRTFDDHVGILRAVDPVKGEIVWSHKEKLPLWAGVLTTKGGLVFTGTGEGYVKAFDAKTGEELWKFQTGSGIISCPITWEENGEQYIGLASGYGGAVPLWGGDMADLTKPVSQGGSFWVFKLKK, encoded by the coding sequence ATGAAAAACAATATGTTACAAAAAGCAGCTATTGTAACTTTTATTGGTTTATTAGGACTTCAATCAAGTATTGCAAGTACTGATACAAAAAAAGTATCGTGGGAAGATATACTTAATGACAAAAATACAACAGAAGATGTATTAATGTATGGTATGGGACCAGAAGCAACTAGATATTCTAAATTAGATCAAGTTAATACTAAAACTGTAAAAGATTTAGTACCGGTTTGGAGTTACTCATTTGGTGGAGAGAAACAAAGAGGACAAGAATCACAAGCATTAGTTCATGATGGGAAAATTTATGTTACAGGATCATATTCAAGAATATTTGCATTAGATTCTAAAACTGGTAAAAAAATTTGGTCTTATGAACACAGATTACCAGCAGATATTAAACCTTGTTGTGACGTAATCAATAGAGGTGCAGCTATTTTTGGGGATAAAGTATTCTTTGGTACTTTAGATGCAGGTATTGTTGCTTTAAATAAAGATACTGGAAAAGTAATTTGGAAAAAAAGATTTGGTTATGAAGATAGACCAAATAAAGGTTACCAAGACGGTTATACAATGACTGGTGCACCAACTATTGTAAAAGATAAAAAAACTGGTAAAGTAATGTTAATTCACGGTTCATCAGGAGATGAATTTGGTGTAATTGGTAAATTATTTGCACTTGATCCTGATACAGGAAAAGAGATTTGGATGAGACCAATGGTTGAAGGTCACTACGGAAGATTAGATGGTAAGAAATCTACTCCAACAGGTGATCCAAAAGCTCCAACATGGCCAGATGACAAAAATAACCCAACTGGTAAAAAAACTGCGTGGAGCCACGGTGGTGGTGCACCATGGCAAAGTGCTAGTTATGATTATGAAACAAACTCAATTATAATTGGAACTGGTAACCCAGCACCATGGAATACTTGGGAAAGAACTGCTGATGGTGGAGATCCAAGAGATTGGGATAGTTTATATACTTCAGGTCAAATTGCAGTTGACCCTACAACTGGTGATATTAAATGGTTCTACCAACATACACCAAATGATGCATGGGATTTCTCAGGAAATAATGAGTTAGTATTATTTGATTATGTAGAAAATGGTAAAACAATTAAAGCAACAGGTCATGCAGATAGAAATGGATTCTTCTATGTAATTAATAGAGAAGCTATGCCTAAAGCTGAAAAACAAAGAGAAGATCAAGCTAGAAGATTTATTAAAGCGTTCCCTTTTGTTGATAAAATCACATGGGCAAGTCATATTGATCCAAAAACAGGTAGACCTGTTGTAGATCCAAAGCAATACCCACCATTACCAAAAGAAGGTGAGACAAGAGGTGAAGCTATTCAAGTTGCTCCACCATTTTTAGGGGGTAAAAACTGGAATCCAATGGCATATAATGAAGATACAAAATTATTCTATTTAGGTGCGAATCACTGGGAAGAAGATTATTGGACTCAACCTGTTAAATATAAAAAAGGTGCAGCATATTTAGGTCAAGGGTTTAGAATTAAAAGAACTTTTGATGATCACGTTGGTATTTTAAGAGCAGTGGATCCAGTAAAAGGTGAGATTGTATGGTCTCATAAAGAGAAATTACCATTATGGGCTGGTGTATTAACTACAAAAGGTGGTTTAGTATTTACAGGTACTGGTGAAGGTTATGTAAAAGCATTTGATGCAAAAACTGGTGAAGAGTTATGGAAATTCCAAACAGGTTCTGGAATTATTTCTTGTCCAATTACTTGGGAAGAAAATGGTGAACAATATATTGGTTTAGCTAGTGGATACGGTGGTGCTGTACCTTTATGGGGTGGAGACATGGCTGATTTAACTAAACCTGTTTCTCAAGGTGGATCTTTCTGGGTATTTAAACTTAAAAAATAA
- a CDS encoding winged helix-turn-helix transcriptional regulator produces MTKKIDKNIEDYEKCPVETALDVLAGKWKILILWYLRSETKRFSELQKLLPRTTQKMLIQKLRELEEDGIINREVYPVVPPKVEYSLTPYGETLKPILKQLYLWGEIHKEKYRK; encoded by the coding sequence ATGACTAAAAAAATTGATAAAAATATTGAAGATTATGAGAAATGTCCAGTTGAAACTGCACTTGATGTATTAGCAGGTAAGTGGAAAATATTAATTTTATGGTATTTAAGAAGCGAAACAAAAAGATTTAGTGAGCTACAAAAACTATTACCTAGAACTACACAAAAGATGCTAATTCAAAAGTTAAGAGAACTTGAAGAAGATGGAATAATAAATAGAGAAGTTTATCCAGTAGTTCCACCTAAAGTAGAATACTCACTCACACCTTATGGTGAAACTTTAAAACCTATATTAAAACAGTTGTATTTATGGGGTGAGATTCATAAAGAAAAATATAGAAAATAG
- a CDS encoding pentapeptide repeat-containing protein encodes MRNLIIILVAFVGFLYGYEDDIKVINGCKLVPNTQCKKVDLSNQNLSGLDLKGSNFEGANFEGSILDGTDLTKAILKNSNFKNAKLRHAILKQSDISNSNFVNANLARADLRHANMKVAQASNANFDGVNAWALFAQGSNFDNSSFHGANFQFARMSGSSMRNCNLQAISLEAAWMTRVNFENSNFTNAYLQETKLGNSSLLKAIFTGTRIHYANLSGVLMDDCIDCPTNW; translated from the coding sequence ATGAGAAATTTGATAATCATACTAGTTGCTTTTGTTGGCTTTCTTTATGGATATGAAGATGATATAAAAGTAATTAATGGATGTAAACTAGTGCCAAATACACAATGTAAAAAAGTTGATTTAAGTAATCAAAATCTTTCAGGCTTAGATTTAAAAGGATCTAACTTTGAAGGTGCAAATTTTGAAGGCTCTATTCTTGATGGAACGGATTTAACTAAGGCTATACTTAAAAATTCGAACTTTAAAAATGCAAAATTAAGGCATGCAATTTTAAAGCAATCAGATATAAGTAATTCAAATTTTGTGAATGCAAATTTAGCAAGAGCAGATTTAAGACATGCAAATATGAAGGTCGCACAAGCATCAAATGCAAATTTTGATGGAGTAAATGCATGGGCTTTATTTGCTCAAGGAAGTAATTTTGACAACTCTTCATTTCATGGTGCTAATTTTCAATTTGCAAGAATGAGTGGTTCTAGTATGCGAAATTGTAATTTACAAGCTATAAGTTTAGAAGCAGCATGGATGACTAGGGTAAATTTTGAAAATTCAAACTTTACTAATGCTTATTTACAAGAGACTAAATTAGGTAATTCATCTTTACTAAAAGCAATTTTTACTGGAACTAGAATTCATTATGCAAATTTAAGTGGAGTTCTTATGGATGATTGTATAGATTGTCCCACAAATTGGTAA